The genomic interval CGATGGCAACGTCATCATCGTGGGCACCGACTTCGTGCACCACTATGAGTACACGGGCACGCGCAACTCCATCGCGTTCGCCGCCTTTCAGACGGGCAAGACGGGCGCCTACATCAGCCTGAGCTGCTACTACCACGGCATCCAATCCAACACGCAGGTGAAGCTGCTCGAGCCGTTCGGTGGTTTCACCGTGACGGGCGTGGGCTGTTACGACGCCGCCCACATCGTGGCCCAGCATGATGCGCTCAATGGCCTGACGGATCGCCAGCTGTCCGGCTGGAACTGCTCCGTGCACGAGGCCTTCGATGTCTATCCGGATGCCGACTTCACGGCGCTGGTGATTGCCCTGGATCGGGACTCGACCATGGGCCCGCGCTGGCCCGGCTCGCGGGACTTCGCGGATGGCTCGCATGGTGTGCCCTACATCCTGGCGCGGGGTGCCACGCCCGTGATGTGTGGTGACGGGGTGGTGCAGTACCCCGAGGAGTGCGATGCCGGCAAGGCGACGAATGGTACCCCGGGCACGGCGTGCTCGGCCGTGTGCCGCCTGCACTGGTGCGGTGACGGCGTGTTGGATCCGGGCGAGGAGTGCGACACCGGCGCCAGCAATGGTACGGGTTCCTGCTCTGCCTCGTGCCGGTCCTCCGGCGGTCCCGTCGCGCGTGCTCCGGTGGCCCGCTGCAAGGACCTGGACGTGACGGCTGGCGAGCTCTGCGGTACCGGCTCGGTGGACAATGGCTCCTACGATCCGGATGGGGACCTGCGCTCCTGCACCCAGACGCCGGAGGGCCCCTTCGGGCCTGGCACCACCACGGTGACGCTGACGTGCGTGGACCAGACCAACCTGCGCTCCTCCTGCACGGCGCGGGTGAAGGTGACCGACAGCACGGCTCCGACCCTCTACTGCCCGGAGGACAGGATGGCCGAGTGCTCCGAGGATCTGACGATCGACCCGGGCCAGGCGGTCGCCATCGACAACTGTGGCGAGGTGAGCGTGAGCGCCGACCGGGGTCCGGGCAGCTTCCCGCCGGGCTCCACGACGGTGACGCACACCGCGAAGGATTCCTCCGGGAACACCGCCATCTGCACCAGCACGGTGAAGGTGCTGGACACCCAGGCTCCCATCGTGGCGCTGCTGGGTGACTCCACGGTGACCGTGGAGTGTCTGACCCCGTACGTCGAGCCCGGCGTGGACGTCTACGACGCATGCCTGGGAGACCTGAGTGCCCAGGCGACCGTCTCCGGCTTCGTCAATACGAAGGTGCCGGGCACGTACACGCTCACCTACGCGGTGAAGGACTCGTCCGGCAACGTCGGTAGCGAGACCCGCACGGTAAATGTCGTTCCGGGCCCCTCTGGCACCTGTGACACGACGGGTGGCGATGACAAGGGCTGGGTGCTCACGGGCGGCATGGCCCTGCCTCGCCTGCATCACTCCGCCACGCTGCTCGGGGATGGCCGTGTGCTGGTGGCGGGTGGCTACAACGTCACCTCGGAGGTGTACGACCCGGACGCCAAGGCCTGGTCGGCCACGGGCAACACCCTCACCACCCACCGCGGCCACACGGCCACGCGGCTGCGGGATGGGGGGGTGCTGGTGGCGGGTGGTGGCCAGGACGTGTTCTCCGGCATCACCGCGGAGCTGTACGTCCCGTCGCGGGGCCAGTGGGAATCGGCCGGCAGGCTGAACCAGCTGCGCTTCAACCACGCCGCGGTCCTGCTGCTCGACGGCAAGGTGCTGGTGGCCGGTGGTGGCTCCGAGGAGTATGGCGGCGGTGTGCTGGCCTCGGCCGAGCTGTATGACCCGGCCCTGGGCACCTGGTCGTTCACCGGCGGCATGAGCACGGCCCGGCGCTTCCACACCCTGACCCTGCTGGCCAACGGCAAGGTGCTGGTGACGGGCGGCCTGGATGCCTCCGGCGCGCGCGTCTCCTCGGCGGAGCTGTATGACCCCGCCACCGGCGAGTGGACGGCCGTGGCCGGCATGGGCACGGGCCGCGCGTACCACTCGGCCACCCTGCTGCAGAATGGCAAGGTGCTGGTGGCTGGCGGCGCGGGCCTCGATGTGCCGCTCAGCGCCTCGGCGGAGCTGTTCGACCCGGCCACCAACACCTGGTCGTCCACCGGCGCCATGGGCTCGCCGCGCCGGTACCACTCGGCCACCGGGCTGAAGGACGGCAAGGTGCTGGTGGCGGGCGGCTACCACGACGCCCTGGGCATCCTGTACTCGGCCGAGCTGTATGACCCGGCCACGGGGACCTGGAGCTCCACGACGGCCATGAACGTGGACCGCTTCCAGCACACGGCCACGCTGCTGGACAACGGCACGGTGCTCGCGGTGGGCGGAGCCAGCAACCACGACCAGGCCTCGTCGGAGGTCTACAACCCGGCGAACCCGTAACGGGAGTTTCCACGGGCTTTCATTCGGGGGCGCGAGGCTCCTGGGACCTTCCCAGGGCCCGCGCCCCCTGTGTTTTCACGTCACGGGTTGCCGGAGGCCTGCGCCGCCTGCTTCTCGAAGACGTAGCGCAGCTGCGGCAGCTCGAGCACGAGCGTGGTGCGCTCCGCCTCCTTCCTGGACTGGAGCTCGGTGCCGGCCATCGGCGGATCCAAGAGGACGAGCGTGCGCGTGCCGTCCTTCTCCTGCTTCTCGCCCAGGGTGCTGCGCCACTCGCCCGCGTCGAGCACCGCGCCCGAGCCCTCGACGCGCAGGGTGACGCGTCCGAGGTCCGCGTTGTGCCAGGTGCCGGCCAGGGTCTTCACCCAGGCCAGGTCGGGCTTCGCGCGGACGGGGGCCAGCTCCTTCTCGTACTGCTCGCGCCGGTTCTTCAGGGCGAAGTCGAGCTGGGCGCGGGCCTCGTCGCGGCCGTCGAAGAGCAGCTCCAGGAACCTGCGGCGGACGGCGTCGCGGAAGGGGCCATCCCCCTGGACGTTGGTGAGCAGGACGACGCCCACGTTGGCCTCGGGCAGGAAGAACATGTCCGAGCTGAAGCCCAGTGTGTTGCCTCCATGGTGGATGACGTGGGCGCCGTGGTCGTCGTCCACCATGAGTCCCAGCCCGTAGCTCATGGTATCGGTGATCTTCACCTGCGGCTCGCGGCGCGCGAGCATGTTGGCCTCGGAGACGAGCCGCTGGCCCTCGGGCGTGAGGCCCCTGGAGAGCTCGACCATCAGGTAGCGCTCCATGTCCCGGAGGTTGGACCAGGCGCCGCCGGCGGGACGGACCGGGACGATGATCTCATCCTGGGACAGGGGCAGGGGGGTGTAGCCGAGCGCGAGGGTCATCCCATGCGGCGAGGCGTGGTCCTGCTTCGCCGCGCGGGCGAAGTCGAAGGTGGTGGACTTCATGCCCAGGGCATCGAAGACGCGCGTCTGCATCACGCGGTCGTACGCCTGGCCGAGCGGGAGCCTGGGCTCGGCGGCGTGCGCGGCCATGTAGCCACCGGCCGTCACCATGGGGTTGCTGTACTGGAAGGTCTCGCCGATGCCCGTGGTGGGCTTCATCCGCCGCATCTCGGCGATGCGCTGCTCGCCGGTGACTCCCGCGTACTCGAAGACCATCTCCATGTCCTGGCGCGGCATGCCGGTGCAGGCGCACACGGTGTTACGCAGGGTGAGCTTCTTCGTCACCTCGGCGTCGGCGAGCGAGAAGTCGGGCAGGAGCCGGGTGGCGGGGGTGTCCCAGCCGAAGAGGCCCTCGTCCACCAGCCGCGCCATCATCAGCGTGGTGAGCGACTTGCTCGTGGAGCCGATGAGGAAGAGCGTCTCCGGCGTCACCGGCTCCGGCTTGCCGAGCTCCCGCGTCCCGAAGCCCTTCTCGAGGAGGACCCGGTTGCCCTGGACGACGGCGACGGCCACGCCCGGAATCTTCATCGTCTGGCGGGCCTGCTCGATGAAGGACTCGAAGGACTGGAGGCGCTCGGCGGTCAGCGGCAGCGGGGCCTTGCCGGCGAAGGACTCCTCGGCGAGCCGGGCCGACTTGAAGCCGAGGAAGATTTGCGCGGCCTGGGCCCTCCGGCGATCCATGGCGGCCGCGGCGCCCTCCAGGAGGACGACGTAGTTGGTGTCACCCTTGCGCCGGGCGAGGCCGACGACCACGCGCGCCTCCTGCGACGAGGGCTCGTAGGTGTTCTGGAAGATCTCGTCCCATCCGTCCTGCGCGGGCGGGTGGACCGCGTGCTTCACGGGGAGGGTGAAGCCGGGCCGGGTCTGCTTCCAGGCGGCGTCGATGGCGCGCTCGGCAGAGGGTCCTGGCACCTCCAGCAGGGTGAGGCGGAGCTGCCGCTCGGGGTCCTCGAGCAGCAGGCGCCCGTCCTGCTCGGTGACGTACCACCCGGCGGACACGGTGAAGGGCGTGCTCGAGGCTGTCCTCATGGGCGTGGCCGCGTCCAGCTTCCGGCCGGTGGGGGCGGGGGAGGCGGCCTGGGACACCGGGGGTGGGGAGGCCGGAGCGACGGTGCTCTGGGCCGCGGTACACGAGGTGAGCAGGAGCAGGGGCAGGGCGCGGATGCGCATGGATTGCGGGTCTCCGGGAAGGGCGGGCTGCTTCGCCAGGTTCGCCGGTAGAACGCATGGGGTGGCATCCGATTTCCTTTCAGTCCCCCTCGCTCTGCACCAGCCCGTACTTGTGCAGCAGTGAGTAGAGGTGCTTGCGGTCCAGCTCGGCCTCGCGCGCGGCGCGGGCGATGTTTCCCTTGGTGCGTTGGAGCAACCGCGTGAGGTACTCGCGCTCGAAGGCCCGCACCAGCTCGTCCTTGCACCTCTTGAAGGGGCCCGAGTACTCCACCGGGAGCGACTCGCCCGAGGGATCGGACACCTCGGGCGTGGGCTCGCGCAGCAGCCCCTCCAAGGCCATCTCCGGCAGGTCCGCCATGTGCCGGGCGCGCTCGATGGCGTTGCGCAGCTCGCGCACGTTGCCCGGCCACGTGTGTCCGAGGAACTGCTCGCGCACCTTCTCCAGCAGCCGGTCCCACAGCCCCTGCCCGCCGAAGGCATCCACCAGCAGGGGAAGGTCCTCCTTGCGGTCGCGCAGGGGCGGCAGTGTCACCGTGAAGACGGACAGCCGGAAGTACAGGTCCTCTCGGAAGCGGCCCGCCTGTGTCTCCGCCCAGAGGTCCTTCTTGCTCGCCACGATGATGCGCGCGTCGAAGGACACCGGCGTCGAGGCGCCCAGCCGGTGGAACTCCCGGTCCTCGAGGGCGCGCAGCAGCTTGGGCTGCAGGTCCATCGCCAGGTCGTCGATCTCATCC from Archangium lipolyticum carries:
- a CDS encoding kelch repeat-containing protein codes for the protein MLSDTLEKCLSGIRGRMLCVLGALLLTACTGDLSLDAETVPPPLPKALAPSPLVSTRPPGVVSTNKVLILDSTVIHGEDSMEANEARNLGYAVDVVSEAQWAAMTAADFASYRAIILGDASCAGLTVVQAAVNNRNVWGPIVDGNVIIVGTDFVHHYEYTGTRNSIAFAAFQTGKTGAYISLSCYYHGIQSNTQVKLLEPFGGFTVTGVGCYDAAHIVAQHDALNGLTDRQLSGWNCSVHEAFDVYPDADFTALVIALDRDSTMGPRWPGSRDFADGSHGVPYILARGATPVMCGDGVVQYPEECDAGKATNGTPGTACSAVCRLHWCGDGVLDPGEECDTGASNGTGSCSASCRSSGGPVARAPVARCKDLDVTAGELCGTGSVDNGSYDPDGDLRSCTQTPEGPFGPGTTTVTLTCVDQTNLRSSCTARVKVTDSTAPTLYCPEDRMAECSEDLTIDPGQAVAIDNCGEVSVSADRGPGSFPPGSTTVTHTAKDSSGNTAICTSTVKVLDTQAPIVALLGDSTVTVECLTPYVEPGVDVYDACLGDLSAQATVSGFVNTKVPGTYTLTYAVKDSSGNVGSETRTVNVVPGPSGTCDTTGGDDKGWVLTGGMALPRLHHSATLLGDGRVLVAGGYNVTSEVYDPDAKAWSATGNTLTTHRGHTATRLRDGGVLVAGGGQDVFSGITAELYVPSRGQWESAGRLNQLRFNHAAVLLLDGKVLVAGGGSEEYGGGVLASAELYDPALGTWSFTGGMSTARRFHTLTLLANGKVLVTGGLDASGARVSSAELYDPATGEWTAVAGMGTGRAYHSATLLQNGKVLVAGGAGLDVPLSASAELFDPATNTWSSTGAMGSPRRYHSATGLKDGKVLVAGGYHDALGILYSAELYDPATGTWSSTTAMNVDRFQHTATLLDNGTVLAVGGASNHDQASSEVYNPANP
- a CDS encoding serine hydrolase domain-containing protein, whose amino-acid sequence is MRIRALPLLLLTSCTAAQSTVAPASPPPVSQAASPAPTGRKLDAATPMRTASSTPFTVSAGWYVTEQDGRLLLEDPERQLRLTLLEVPGPSAERAIDAAWKQTRPGFTLPVKHAVHPPAQDGWDEIFQNTYEPSSQEARVVVGLARRKGDTNYVVLLEGAAAAMDRRRAQAAQIFLGFKSARLAEESFAGKAPLPLTAERLQSFESFIEQARQTMKIPGVAVAVVQGNRVLLEKGFGTRELGKPEPVTPETLFLIGSTSKSLTTLMMARLVDEGLFGWDTPATRLLPDFSLADAEVTKKLTLRNTVCACTGMPRQDMEMVFEYAGVTGEQRIAEMRRMKPTTGIGETFQYSNPMVTAGGYMAAHAAEPRLPLGQAYDRVMQTRVFDALGMKSTTFDFARAAKQDHASPHGMTLALGYTPLPLSQDEIIVPVRPAGGAWSNLRDMERYLMVELSRGLTPEGQRLVSEANMLARREPQVKITDTMSYGLGLMVDDDHGAHVIHHGGNTLGFSSDMFFLPEANVGVVLLTNVQGDGPFRDAVRRRFLELLFDGRDEARAQLDFALKNRREQYEKELAPVRAKPDLAWVKTLAGTWHNADLGRVTLRVEGSGAVLDAGEWRSTLGEKQEKDGTRTLVLLDPPMAGTELQSRKEAERTTLVLELPQLRYVFEKQAAQASGNP